The proteins below come from a single Paracoccus sp. SCSIO 75233 genomic window:
- a CDS encoding ABC transporter substrate-binding protein codes for MKTPILAAAVALAATAVSAQNMPEEVTEPVTITFYNYNLSSAGNGADATKKMIAEFEEANPNIKVEGVPVSAQNLVTRVQADIVAGQSVDLSQMVFSSLDFAAQNLGAQALEDIVPAEEMAEHFEGMVPNGLALGKLDGKTYGLAYTFSTPVLFYNADIFREAGLDPENPPKTWAEIKEMGLQIKEKTGKLPLATGIFGPSALDWLMQGVIRSNGGAVINDDRTQMTFAEPEAVEAIEMLRDLAKNGVMQNLDLTSQMDTMAAGNVAMYLQTSALQGFLVNSAEGNFELRASTMPSFGDKPVRPNNSGSALVIHSTDPVKQRAAWELMKFLTSKHGYTIITSEIGYLPLRLDIVDDPEYLGNWVKEHPLVQPNLDQLSVLEPWVPMPGPNYLQIQVSMMDALEEATFGNNDDVQGILSAAQEQAQNLIP; via the coding sequence ATGAAGACCCCGATTTTGGCGGCTGCTGTTGCCCTGGCCGCGACTGCGGTTTCAGCGCAGAACATGCCCGAGGAAGTGACCGAGCCGGTCACCATCACCTTTTACAACTACAACCTCTCCTCCGCCGGTAACGGTGCCGACGCGACCAAGAAGATGATCGCGGAGTTTGAAGAGGCCAACCCGAATATCAAGGTCGAGGGCGTGCCGGTTTCCGCCCAGAACCTCGTCACCCGGGTGCAGGCGGACATCGTTGCCGGTCAATCGGTCGACCTGTCGCAGATGGTGTTCAGCAGCCTTGACTTCGCGGCGCAGAACCTCGGTGCGCAGGCGCTTGAAGATATCGTCCCGGCCGAGGAAATGGCGGAGCATTTCGAAGGCATGGTTCCGAACGGCCTCGCCCTCGGCAAGCTGGACGGCAAGACCTACGGTCTGGCCTATACCTTCTCCACCCCGGTGCTGTTCTATAACGCCGATATTTTCCGTGAAGCTGGTCTGGACCCCGAAAACCCGCCCAAGACATGGGCCGAGATCAAGGAAATGGGCCTTCAGATCAAGGAAAAAACCGGCAAGCTGCCGCTCGCGACCGGCATCTTCGGGCCGTCCGCTCTGGATTGGCTGATGCAGGGTGTCATCCGCTCGAACGGCGGCGCGGTCATCAATGACGACCGGACCCAGATGACCTTCGCGGAGCCGGAAGCGGTTGAAGCCATCGAGATGCTGCGTGATCTGGCGAAGAATGGCGTGATGCAGAACCTCGACCTGACCTCGCAGATGGACACGATGGCGGCGGGCAATGTCGCGATGTATCTTCAGACATCCGCGCTTCAGGGCTTCCTCGTCAACAGCGCGGAAGGCAATTTCGAGCTGCGCGCCAGCACCATGCCAAGCTTTGGCGACAAGCCGGTGCGCCCGAACAACTCCGGTTCCGCACTCGTCATCCACTCCACCGATCCGGTCAAGCAGCGCGCGGCGTGGGAGCTGATGAAGTTCCTCACCTCCAAGCATGGCTATACGATCATCACCTCGGAAATCGGTTACCTGCCGCTGCGTCTCGATATCGTGGACGACCCGGAATATCTGGGCAACTGGGTGAAAGAGCATCCGCTGGTCCAGCCGAACCTCGATCAGCTGAGCGTGCTTGAGCCGTGGGTGCCGATGCCCGGCCCGAACTACCTGCAAATTCAGGTGTCGATGATGGACGCGCTTGAAGAAGCGACCTTCGGCAATAATGACGATGTGCAGGGCATTCTGAGCGCCGCGCAGGAGCAGGCGCAGAACCTGATCCCGTGA
- a CDS encoding carbohydrate ABC transporter permease: protein MTELPLPTQGKMATPRPISPRQRLYRRLRPYIYLFPAVACFVIWIYEPLLQAFWLSFQQWNLLPTSPKTWVGLDNYSNIFELPKFWQALRNTFWYLVGLLPLAVLLPLAIAIFTQDLPPRSRNLYRALIFVPMIIPPVVAAAVWRWLLDPNSGIINLGFQWLGFEPIGFLSDPAIALWTITFITGWKLIGFATLILSAANASIDGSLIEASRLDGATRWEIIRDIRLPLLSPTILLLVLMVALLGAQWSFAYIHVLTEGGPLGSTTNIYYLLWQFGFGSLSVGWSSASAVILFVGFGLLAMALFALKARFTFYDD from the coding sequence GTGACCGAACTTCCCCTTCCGACCCAAGGCAAGATGGCCACGCCCCGACCGATCAGCCCGCGTCAGCGGCTTTATCGTCGTCTGCGGCCCTATATCTATCTGTTCCCTGCAGTGGCCTGTTTCGTGATCTGGATCTACGAGCCTCTGCTTCAGGCTTTCTGGCTCAGCTTCCAGCAATGGAACCTGCTGCCGACCTCGCCGAAAACATGGGTGGGGCTGGATAATTACAGCAATATTTTCGAGCTGCCGAAATTCTGGCAGGCGTTGCGGAACACGTTCTGGTATCTGGTCGGGCTGCTGCCGCTTGCCGTGCTTCTGCCGCTGGCGATTGCGATCTTCACGCAGGATCTGCCGCCGCGCAGCCGCAACCTTTACCGCGCCCTTATCTTCGTGCCGATGATCATCCCGCCGGTGGTTGCCGCCGCTGTCTGGCGCTGGCTGCTCGACCCCAATAGCGGCATCATCAATCTCGGCTTTCAATGGCTGGGTTTTGAGCCGATCGGTTTCCTCTCCGACCCGGCCATCGCGCTCTGGACGATCACCTTCATCACCGGCTGGAAGCTGATCGGCTTCGCCACGCTGATCCTGTCGGCGGCAAACGCCTCCATCGATGGCTCGCTGATCGAAGCCTCGCGGCTCGACGGTGCAACCCGCTGGGAGATCATTCGCGATATCCGCCTGCCGCTGCTGTCGCCGACGATTCTGCTGCTGGTGCTGATGGTGGCGCTGCTCGGCGCGCAATGGAGCTTTGCCTATATCCATGTGCTGACCGAAGGCGGTCCGCTTGGGTCCACCACCAATATTTACTACCTGCTCTGGCAATTCGGGTTCGGCTCGCTCTCGGTCGGCTGGTCCTCTGCCTCGGCGGTGATCCTGTTCGTCGGCTTCGGCCTCCTCGCAATGGCGCTGTTCGCGCTCAAGGCAAGGTTCACATTCTATGACGATTGA
- a CDS encoding carbohydrate ABC transporter permease, which produces MTIDASFPPGAVPRKRRQTAAKWETGIGHALMIFVSLLCVFPIYWMIVTSLRSESEIFSTSLWPNAADLENYRYALSAVPMVRMLVNTFIISIAVTVLQILTGILAGYAFSRWKFRGSAFIYGAVALTWLVPLQVVMIPNYLLVARLGMIDTLGALILPHFASAFAILLLVQAMRSFPTEVIEAARMDGAGHAEILWQVVVPNLRGTIASLAILVFISTWNEYFWPLLLSRSPENSVVQIGLQMFITAEGTQWGPLMAASTMASLPILLIYLLLQRQVIASFMKSGLR; this is translated from the coding sequence ATGACGATTGATGCCAGCTTCCCCCCGGGTGCCGTTCCCCGCAAGCGGCGCCAGACCGCCGCCAAATGGGAGACCGGCATCGGTCACGCCCTGATGATCTTTGTCTCGCTGCTCTGCGTGTTTCCGATCTACTGGATGATCGTGACGTCGCTGCGCTCCGAAAGCGAGATCTTCTCGACCAGCCTCTGGCCGAACGCTGCCGATCTGGAGAATTATCGCTACGCGCTCAGCGCGGTGCCGATGGTGCGGATGCTGGTTAACACCTTCATCATCTCCATTGCTGTCACCGTGCTGCAAATCCTGACCGGGATCCTTGCGGGCTACGCCTTCTCCCGCTGGAAATTCCGCGGTTCGGCCTTCATCTACGGGGCGGTTGCGCTGACCTGGCTGGTGCCGCTGCAAGTGGTGATGATCCCGAACTATCTGCTCGTCGCACGGCTTGGCATGATCGACACGCTTGGCGCCCTGATCCTGCCGCATTTCGCCTCTGCCTTCGCGATCCTGCTGCTGGTGCAGGCGATGCGCAGCTTCCCGACCGAGGTGATTGAGGCTGCGCGGATGGACGGTGCCGGCCACGCCGAAATTCTCTGGCAGGTGGTCGTGCCAAATCTGCGCGGCACCATTGCCTCCCTTGCCATCCTCGTGTTCATCTCGACCTGGAACGAGTATTTCTGGCCGCTGCTTCTCAGCCGTTCGCCTGAAAATTCGGTGGTGCAGATCGGCCTGCAGATGTTCATTACCGCCGAGGGCACACAATGGGGGCCGTTGATGGCGGCATCGACAATGGCCAGCCTGCCTATCCTTCTGATCTATCTGCTGCTTCAACGGCAGGTGATCGCTTCCTTCATGAAATCCGGACTACGCTGA
- a CDS encoding tyrosine-protein phosphatase codes for MSFTRHIPLPGSYNIRDLGGYAGAKGPTVWRRVLRGDSLHRLSPGSMDELRQLGLTTVIDLRHAQELDVQPNPFAAGVPGVVYHNISLFDGLDPTHPAMAEAEDLLLALYCEALVERGAALAQVMRVIANAPGGVLFHCTAGKDRTGIVAAFLLQLAEVPQAEVIADYSLTTQYSPPMFAAMLAELRARGEDFDLSSPLLKSEATTMEAFLDHLRQTYGDAETYLVRHGLTEAEIAALRMRMNGEFQSQGAV; via the coding sequence ATGAGCTTTACCAGACATATCCCGCTGCCCGGCAGCTATAATATCCGCGATCTCGGCGGCTATGCCGGTGCCAAAGGCCCGACAGTGTGGCGGCGGGTGCTGCGTGGCGACAGCCTGCACCGGCTGTCGCCCGGGTCGATGGACGAGCTGCGGCAACTGGGTCTGACCACGGTTATCGATCTACGGCATGCGCAGGAACTCGATGTGCAGCCCAATCCGTTTGCTGCGGGCGTTCCGGGTGTGGTCTATCATAATATCTCGCTTTTCGACGGGCTCGATCCGACTCATCCGGCAATGGCCGAGGCGGAGGATTTGCTGCTGGCGCTCTACTGCGAGGCGCTGGTGGAACGCGGCGCGGCGCTGGCACAGGTGATGCGGGTGATTGCCAATGCCCCGGGCGGCGTGTTGTTTCATTGCACCGCCGGCAAGGACCGGACCGGGATCGTCGCGGCGTTCCTGTTGCAGCTTGCGGAGGTGCCGCAGGCGGAGGTGATTGCGGATTATTCGCTGACCACGCAATATTCGCCGCCGATGTTTGCGGCGATGCTCGCCGAGCTGCGGGCACGGGGGGAGGATTTCGATCTGTCCTCGCCGCTGCTGAAAAGCGAGGCGACGACGATGGAAGCATTCCTCGACCATCTCCGTCAGACTTATGGCGATGCGGAAACCTATCTGGTCCGCCACGGTTTGACCGAAGCCGAGATTGCGGCGCTGCGGATGCGGATGAATGGCGAATTCCAGTCTCAGGGAGCAGTATGA
- a CDS encoding ABC transporter ATP-binding protein: MSYVAITDLRKSYADVETLHGLNLGFEQGEFVVIVGPSGCGKSTLLRMIAGLETITSGTISIGETVINDLDPADRGCAMVFQNYALYPHMTVADNIGYPLKLAKVPREERTRQIREAAEILGLSEYLDRRPKQLSGGQRQRVAMGRAIVRKPRLFLFDEPLSNLDAKMRVQMRIELRRLHRDLSATSVLVTHDQVEAMTMADRLVVMNAGQIEQIGKPSDVYARPASMFVATFLGAPAMNLINARITANGQIEADIGEDVLLPGRLQIPAGTSFVLGVRPEDLKVRASDQPGMRAVIDLIEDLGGSQVAHCRLKDGSSVTAILPRDNAPREGATVALSPDGARLHAFSLETSRRIDGAYTRAMETEQAVSA, from the coding sequence ATGTCCTATGTTGCGATCACCGATCTGCGTAAGAGCTATGCCGATGTCGAAACACTGCACGGCCTCAATCTGGGGTTTGAACAGGGGGAGTTCGTCGTTATCGTTGGCCCCTCCGGCTGCGGGAAATCGACCCTGCTGCGCATGATCGCGGGGCTTGAAACGATTACCTCGGGCACGATCTCCATCGGGGAGACCGTCATCAACGATCTCGACCCCGCTGACCGTGGCTGCGCCATGGTGTTCCAGAACTACGCGCTTTATCCGCATATGACGGTGGCGGATAATATCGGCTATCCGCTGAAGCTGGCCAAGGTGCCGCGCGAAGAACGGACCCGCCAGATCAGGGAGGCGGCTGAGATTCTCGGCCTCTCCGAATATCTCGACCGGCGTCCGAAGCAGCTTTCGGGCGGTCAGCGTCAGCGCGTCGCCATGGGCCGCGCGATCGTGCGCAAGCCCCGGCTGTTCCTGTTCGATGAGCCGCTGTCAAATCTCGACGCCAAGATGCGGGTGCAGATGCGGATCGAACTGCGTCGGCTGCACCGCGATCTGAGCGCGACCTCGGTTCTGGTGACGCATGATCAGGTCGAGGCGATGACAATGGCCGACCGGCTGGTGGTGATGAATGCCGGTCAGATCGAACAGATCGGCAAACCGTCCGATGTCTATGCCCGCCCGGCGTCGATGTTCGTGGCGACCTTCCTTGGTGCACCGGCGATGAACCTGATCAACGCCAGAATCACCGCAAACGGCCAGATCGAAGCCGATATCGGCGAGGATGTTCTGTTGCCGGGCAGGCTGCAGATTCCGGCGGGTACGTCTTTTGTGCTTGGTGTGCGGCCGGAGGATCTGAAGGTGCGTGCCTCCGACCAGCCCGGAATGCGGGCTGTGATCGATCTGATCGAGGATCTCGGCGGAAGTCAGGTCGCCCATTGCCGCCTCAAAGATGGAAGCTCGGTTACCGCGATCCTGCCGCGTGACAATGCCCCGCGTGAAGGCGCGACGGTCGCATTGTCACCCGATGGCGCGCGGTTGCACGCGTTTTCGCTGGAAACCAGCCGTCGGATCGACGGAGCCTATACCCGTGCGATGGAAACTGAACAGGCAGTGTCGGCCTGA
- a CDS encoding transglycosylase domain-containing protein: MAKNSGKRRPVVAERRYANPTKPSGKTPRGRRGRRAPVRRGNAISRGVSGFFRLLWRTIFGTIWTTVLTLTVILGLATFFYYSQLPEPSALFDGRARGGVTMLDREGKVFAWRGETFGTVTPDQVSPALRNAVVATEDRRFYSHLGIDPRGIASAIKINMSEGRSPLDGHGGSTITQQVAKLLCLGEAFDPTRWSDEAEYEAECRRTTLWRKVKEVPYSFAMELKYSKDEILNIYMNRSYLGGGARGFEAAAERYFGKHANEVTVAEAAMLAGLLKAPSYFAPTSDIQRAQDRASVVLNLMHEQDRISDAEYQQAKANPAVLSQAAQARAGGYFADWLMEAGPGFLTTETNEDVTILTTFDQKVQRAAEAALKKIFDEKVKPGSKAEAAVVVLSADGAVRAMIGGRDTVVQGVFNRATQAKRQTGSSFKPFVFAAALDQGMTPQSIVYDGPITIRNWSPQNYSRRFYGDVTLTRALANSMNTATVRLQEKSGRESVIRIAEEFGVGEDLPNVPSIGLGVFDSTLLEMTGAYAGIRNGGRAVRPYGVVELRIRGDNEPLIAKTGGMGQRVISQKSAGELITMMREVIQNGTGGRAKLGPRDAAGKTGTTSSYRDAWFIGFTDQFVTGVWMGYDDNTPLTGVTGGGLPAEIWQAVMSEIHEGMPLQPLGRFVGDEGSRIGDGVAPSVRGDDALASALSAALSDMAGASTPAPPGQPLVRGEPGEALTDALSEALGQPGTPRDAPVNVSANSTPRPVTNAPEARESDPLGDALRGIEGLN; the protein is encoded by the coding sequence ATGGCAAAGAACTCTGGCAAGCGCCGCCCCGTGGTGGCCGAACGCCGTTACGCGAACCCGACGAAGCCCTCCGGCAAGACGCCGCGCGGTCGACGTGGCAGGCGCGCACCGGTCAGGCGGGGCAATGCGATCTCACGCGGGGTCTCGGGGTTTTTCCGGCTGCTGTGGCGGACGATCTTCGGCACCATCTGGACAACGGTGCTGACCCTGACCGTGATCCTCGGGCTGGCAACGTTCTTCTATTACTCGCAACTGCCGGAGCCATCGGCCCTGTTCGACGGGCGCGCACGCGGCGGCGTCACCATGCTGGACCGCGAAGGCAAGGTCTTCGCGTGGCGGGGGGAAACCTTCGGAACGGTCACCCCGGATCAGGTCTCCCCTGCCCTGCGGAATGCCGTTGTGGCGACAGAGGACCGCCGGTTCTACAGCCATCTGGGCATTGACCCGCGCGGCATCGCCAGCGCCATCAAGATCAACATGTCCGAGGGCCGCAGCCCCCTGGACGGTCATGGCGGTTCCACCATTACCCAGCAGGTCGCCAAGCTGCTTTGCCTTGGCGAGGCGTTTGACCCGACCCGCTGGTCGGATGAGGCGGAGTACGAGGCCGAATGCCGCCGCACGACGCTATGGCGCAAGGTCAAGGAAGTCCCCTATTCCTTCGCGATGGAGCTGAAATATTCCAAGGACGAAATTCTCAATATCTACATGAACCGCTCCTATCTGGGCGGCGGTGCGCGCGGCTTTGAAGCGGCGGCGGAGCGCTATTTCGGCAAACACGCCAACGAAGTGACGGTTGCGGAAGCGGCGATGCTCGCCGGTCTTCTGAAAGCGCCAAGCTATTTTGCCCCGACATCGGACATCCAGCGGGCGCAGGACCGCGCCTCGGTCGTGCTGAACCTGATGCATGAGCAGGACCGTATATCCGATGCGGAATATCAGCAGGCCAAGGCCAATCCCGCCGTTCTGTCGCAAGCGGCGCAGGCCCGTGCGGGAGGCTATTTCGCCGACTGGCTGATGGAGGCGGGGCCGGGTTTCCTGACGACGGAAACCAATGAGGACGTCACCATCCTGACGACCTTTGACCAGAAGGTGCAGCGGGCCGCAGAGGCTGCGCTGAAAAAGATATTCGACGAAAAGGTCAAGCCCGGCTCAAAGGCCGAGGCCGCCGTCGTCGTTCTGTCAGCGGATGGCGCGGTGCGGGCAATGATCGGCGGGCGCGATACGGTTGTGCAGGGCGTGTTCAACCGCGCGACACAGGCCAAGCGCCAGACCGGCTCCAGCTTCAAGCCATTCGTTTTTGCAGCGGCTCTCGATCAGGGGATGACCCCGCAGAGCATCGTTTATGACGGCCCCATCACGATCCGCAACTGGTCGCCGCAGAACTACTCGCGCCGCTTCTACGGAGATGTGACACTCACCCGTGCGCTGGCGAATTCGATGAATACCGCGACCGTCCGCTTGCAGGAAAAATCCGGTCGCGAGTCGGTCATCCGCATTGCCGAGGAATTCGGCGTCGGTGAGGATCTGCCGAATGTCCCGTCGATCGGCCTCGGCGTGTTCGACTCGACCTTGCTGGAGATGACCGGCGCCTATGCCGGGATCCGCAATGGTGGGCGCGCCGTGCGCCCCTACGGTGTGGTCGAGTTGCGCATTCGCGGCGACAACGAACCGCTGATCGCCAAGACCGGCGGTATGGGTCAGCGGGTGATCTCGCAGAAATCTGCGGGCGAGCTGATTACGATGATGCGCGAAGTCATCCAGAACGGCACTGGCGGGCGCGCCAAGCTTGGCCCCCGCGACGCGGCAGGAAAGACCGGCACGACCTCGTCTTACCGTGATGCCTGGTTCATCGGCTTTACCGACCAGTTCGTGACCGGGGTTTGGATGGGCTATGACGACAACACGCCCTTGACCGGGGTCACCGGCGGCGGTCTGCCGGCGGAGATCTGGCAGGCCGTGATGTCGGAGATACACGAAGGGATGCCGCTGCAACCGCTGGGCCGGTTCGTCGGCGACGAAGGCTCCCGGATCGGTGACGGGGTCGCGCCGTCCGTGCGTGGCGACGACGCCCTTGCCAGTGCGCTGAGCGCCGCGTTGAGCGATATGGCAGGTGCCAGCACCCCTGCCCCGCCCGGCCAACCGCTCGTCCGTGGCGAGCCCGGAGAGGCGCTGACAGATGCGCTGTCCGAGGCGCTCGGTCAGCCCGGCACCCCGCGTGACGCGCCGGTGAATGTCAGCGCGAATTCCACGCCACGCCCGGTCACCAACGCGCCCGAGGCAAGGGAGAGCGACCCGCTGGGTGACGCGTTGCGCGGGATCGAGGGGCTGAACTGA
- the amt gene encoding ammonium transporter: MLKTIPFIAMTVALSAVPAVSQEAAAAAVEAPPAVNAEVAYIFNTLLFLIGGFLVMWMAAGFAMLEAGLVRSKNVTTQLFKNISLFSIAGIMFWVVGYNLMYPADWTVTNWIGELFSPKSIDPVGSGAADDGYSAASDFFFQLMFCATTASIVSGTLAERVKLWPFMIFTLILTGFIYPIEASWEWGAGWLDQRGFSDFAGSTLVHAAGGFAALAGAIVLGPRLGKYRADGRMQPMPGSNLALATLGTFILWLGWFGFNGGSQLALGSVNDAADVGRIFVNTNIAASAGVLAAIVTTQVMFGKIDLTMVLNGALAGLVAITAEPLMPTIFEAVLIGAVGGVIAVIVVPLLDRMKIDDVVGAIPVHLCAGIWGTMVVPATNPDASYGVQALGVISIGAFVFIVSYAAWVILKATMGIRVDQEAEITGLDISEMGMEAYPDFIQAK, encoded by the coding sequence ATGCTGAAAACGATCCCCTTTATTGCGATGACGGTGGCGCTGAGCGCCGTTCCCGCTGTGAGTCAGGAGGCCGCCGCCGCAGCGGTCGAGGCCCCGCCCGCGGTCAATGCCGAGGTGGCCTATATCTTCAATACGCTCCTGTTTCTGATCGGGGGCTTCCTGGTCATGTGGATGGCCGCAGGCTTCGCCATGCTGGAGGCGGGTCTGGTTCGCTCGAAGAACGTGACGACGCAGCTTTTCAAGAATATCTCGCTGTTTTCCATCGCCGGGATCATGTTCTGGGTGGTCGGGTATAATCTGATGTATCCAGCGGACTGGACCGTCACCAACTGGATCGGGGAGCTGTTCTCGCCCAAATCGATTGATCCGGTCGGCAGTGGTGCGGCGGATGACGGGTATTCTGCGGCATCCGATTTCTTCTTCCAGCTCATGTTCTGCGCCACCACGGCATCCATCGTGTCCGGGACACTGGCCGAGCGCGTCAAGCTGTGGCCCTTCATGATCTTCACCCTGATCCTGACCGGGTTCATCTATCCCATCGAAGCCTCGTGGGAATGGGGCGCGGGCTGGCTGGATCAGCGCGGCTTCTCCGACTTCGCCGGCTCGACGCTGGTTCACGCGGCGGGTGGTTTCGCTGCCCTTGCCGGTGCGATTGTCCTCGGCCCGCGTCTGGGGAAATACCGCGCCGATGGCCGCATGCAGCCGATGCCGGGGTCCAATCTCGCGCTTGCGACGCTTGGGACGTTCATCCTGTGGCTCGGCTGGTTCGGGTTCAACGGCGGCTCGCAGCTGGCACTCGGCAGCGTGAACGATGCGGCGGATGTCGGGCGGATCTTTGTGAACACCAATATCGCAGCCTCGGCTGGTGTGCTCGCGGCGATCGTCACCACGCAGGTGATGTTCGGTAAGATCGACCTCACCATGGTGCTGAATGGCGCGCTTGCCGGTCTGGTCGCCATCACCGCTGAGCCGTTGATGCCCACGATTTTCGAGGCAGTGCTGATCGGTGCCGTCGGCGGCGTGATCGCGGTCATTGTCGTCCCGCTGCTCGACCGGATGAAGATCGATGACGTTGTCGGCGCCATTCCGGTTCACCTCTGCGCCGGGATCTGGGGAACCATGGTGGTTCCGGCCACCAACCCGGATGCGAGCTACGGCGTTCAGGCGCTTGGTGTCATCTCCATCGGTGCCTTTGTCTTCATCGTCAGCTACGCGGCATGGGTGATCCTGAAAGCCACCATGGGCATCCGCGTCGATCAGGAGGCGGAGATCACCGGCCTCGACATCAGCGAGATGGGGATGGAAGCCTATCCCGACTTCATTCAGGCGAAGTAA
- a CDS encoding polyprenyl synthetase family protein, with protein sequence MDAKVNQTPTDSLMDALAPEMQAVNVLIRERMSSRHAPRIPEVTAHLVEAGGKRLRPLLTLAAAKLCGYDGPYHVHLAATVEFIHTATLLHDDVVDESQQRRGRPTANLLWDNKSSVLVGDYLLARAFQLMTDTGVMRVLEILSNASATISEGEVLQLTAAQDLATDEAIYLQVIRGKTAALFSAATEVGAVIAAAPEPQVRALFDYGDALGIAFQIADDLLDYGGTTATIGKNTGDDFRERKLTLPVIKAVAQADATERAFWQRTIEKGDQAEGDLEQALEIMRRHGAMEAARKDAFDWAEKARLALQSVPDHPLRQTLDDLAGFVVSRIA encoded by the coding sequence ATGGACGCCAAGGTGAACCAGACCCCGACCGACAGCCTGATGGACGCGCTCGCGCCAGAGATGCAGGCAGTGAATGTGCTGATCCGCGAACGCATGTCGTCCCGGCACGCCCCCCGCATCCCGGAGGTCACCGCGCATCTGGTCGAGGCCGGTGGCAAACGGCTCCGCCCGCTGCTGACCTTGGCTGCGGCGAAGCTGTGCGGCTATGACGGGCCCTATCACGTTCATCTGGCCGCAACGGTCGAGTTCATCCATACCGCAACCCTGCTGCATGACGACGTGGTCGATGAAAGCCAGCAGCGCCGTGGGCGTCCGACCGCCAACCTGCTGTGGGACAATAAATCCAGCGTTCTGGTCGGGGATTACCTTCTGGCCCGCGCCTTTCAACTGATGACGGATACCGGCGTCATGCGGGTGCTGGAAATCCTGTCGAACGCCTCTGCCACCATATCCGAAGGTGAGGTGCTGCAACTGACCGCAGCACAGGATCTCGCAACGGATGAGGCGATCTATCTTCAGGTCATTCGCGGCAAGACGGCGGCACTGTTTTCCGCCGCGACCGAGGTCGGGGCGGTCATCGCCGCCGCGCCGGAACCGCAGGTCCGCGCGCTGTTCGATTACGGCGACGCGCTTGGCATCGCTTTTCAGATTGCCGACGATCTGCTGGATTATGGCGGCACGACGGCAACAATCGGCAAGAATACCGGGGATGATTTCCGCGAACGCAAGCTGACCCTGCCGGTCATCAAGGCCGTCGCTCAGGCCGACGCCACGGAACGCGCCTTCTGGCAGCGCACCATCGAAAAGGGCGATCAGGCAGAGGGCGATCTGGAACAGGCGCTTGAGATCATGCGCCGCCACGGCGCGATGGAGGCCGCCCGCAAGGACGCTTTCGACTGGGCGGAGAAGGCGCGTCTGGCGCTGCAATCCGTGCCGGATCACCCGCTGCGGCAGACGCTGGACGATCTGGCCGGGTTCGTGGTGTCGCGCATCGCCTGA
- a CDS encoding DUF2007 domain-containing protein — MKEILRTTDPLRLVRAQDILRADGIESFALDQHMSVLEGSLGILPRRLMVADRDHFMASAILREHGLDD, encoded by the coding sequence ATGAAAGAGATACTGCGTACAACGGATCCGCTTCGCCTCGTTCGTGCCCAGGATATTCTGCGTGCAGACGGGATAGAAAGCTTTGCGCTGGATCAGCATATGAGCGTTCTGGAGGGTTCGTTGGGCATTTTGCCGCGCCGCCTGATGGTCGCGGACCGCGATCATTTCATGGCCAGCGCGATCTTGCGCGAGCACGGGCTGGATGACTGA
- a CDS encoding tRNA1(Val) (adenine(37)-N6)-methyltransferase, whose protein sequence is MTETRVDDFLGGRVRIEQPVRGYRAGADTVMLAAACPARPGQSVLELGCGVGTALLCLAARVPELSLTGVEREADFARLAGANAERNHTSMQVIEADLTALPSDLRAMSFDHVILNPPFFAQGTPAPDDSRASARHEDTPLAIWIETALRRLRPGGYITVIHLASRLDGLLCGLSGQAGDIAILPIAARAGRDAGRIIVSARKGSRGSLRLLTPFIMHQAAQHSGDGEDLSQRAQAVLRHGAFLDLRGADYP, encoded by the coding sequence ATGACTGAGACGCGGGTTGATGACTTCCTTGGCGGTCGTGTCCGCATCGAACAGCCCGTCCGTGGCTACCGGGCGGGTGCGGACACGGTTATGCTTGCCGCCGCCTGTCCTGCACGTCCGGGGCAGAGCGTGCTGGAACTGGGCTGCGGGGTCGGAACCGCGCTTCTGTGTCTGGCCGCACGGGTGCCGGAATTGTCGCTGACCGGGGTGGAGCGTGAGGCTGATTTCGCGCGGCTGGCGGGGGCGAATGCCGAAAGAAACCATACTTCGATGCAGGTGATCGAGGCCGATCTGACCGCGCTGCCATCGGATTTGCGCGCGATGAGCTTCGATCATGTCATCCTGAACCCGCCGTTTTTCGCGCAAGGCACACCTGCGCCCGATGACAGCCGTGCGAGCGCCCGTCATGAGGACACGCCGCTTGCCATCTGGATTGAAACAGCTTTGCGACGGCTCAGGCCGGGCGGCTATATCACCGTCATTCATCTCGCCTCCCGGTTGGACGGGTTGCTTTGCGGCCTGTCCGGGCAGGCGGGCGATATTGCGATCCTGCCCATTGCCGCCCGCGCCGGTCGTGACGCGGGCCGGATAATAGTGAGCGCGCGCAAGGGGTCACGCGGATCTTTGCGGCTTTTGACCCCCTTTATCATGCACCAGGCTGCCCAGCATTCAGGCGATGGTGAGGATTTGTCGCAAAGGGCGCAGGCGGTTTTGCGCCACGGGGCATTTCTTGACCTGAGGGGTGCGGATTACCCGTGA